From the genome of Vigna angularis cultivar LongXiaoDou No.4 chromosome 11, ASM1680809v1, whole genome shotgun sequence, one region includes:
- the LOC108332302 gene encoding mitochondrial fission protein ELM1, whose amino-acid sequence MKPIRLPEPPSPTAARGTPDIFESGVHTIVRRAVVISNGFPSSENNSIGLLRALGFSHNHLLYRVTRPKGGIDDWLQWLPLSLHQKFHYLLSLFRAFSSKSQYLPITSHPNGLSSILEADAKHVVNLVRETYEKEGPLLVVASGRDTISVASSIKRLAPDLVFVVQIQHPRSHLNRFDMVITPHHDYYPLTPEGQNQVPRFLRSWITPREPPDSHVVLTLGALHRIDFASLRSAAITWQDVFAHVPRPLLVVNIGGPTKNCPYGVDLAKQLVTSLLSVLGSCGSVRISFSERTPQKVSNIIVKELGNNPKVYVWDGQEPNPHMGHLAWADAFVVTADSVSMISEACSTGKPVYIMGAERCKWKFTEFHKSLRERGVVRPFTGSEDISENWSYPPLEDTADAAKRVHEALAARGWKLKI is encoded by the exons ATGAAGCCAATACGGCTTCCGGAGCCGCCCAGTCCCACGGCGGCGCGTGGCACCCCGGACATCTTCGAATCCGGCGTCCATACTATTGTCCGCCGCGCCGTCGTCATCAGCAACGGCTTCCCCTCCTCCGAGAATAACAGCATCGGTTTGCTCCGCGCTCTCGGATTCTCCCACAACCATCTCCTATAC CGCGTTACGAGGCCGAAAGGTGGAATCGACGATTGGCTCCAATGGCTTCCCCTCTCTCTCCATCAAAAATTCCATTACCTACTTTCCTTGTTCCGCGCCTTTTCCTCCAAATCTCAGTACCTTCCCATCACTTCGCACCCTAACGGGTTGTCTTCTATTCTTGAAGCCGATGCGAAACATGTAGTCAATTTGGTTCGCGAAACTTACGAAAA GGAGGGACCGTTATTGGTGGTTGCATCTGGACGAGACACGATTTCTGTTGCGAGTTCCATAAAACGTTTAGCTCCTGACCTTGTTTTTGTTGTTCAG ATACAACATCCAAGGTCTCATTTGAACAGGTTTGACATGGTGATTACACCTCATCATGATTATTATCCTCTGACTCCAGAAGGACAGAACCAGGTTCCTAGGTTTCTTAGAAGCTGGATAACTCCACGCGAGCCCCCAGATAGTCATGTG GTTCTGACATTGGGAGCCTTACATCGAATAGATTTTGCTTCACTTCGCAGTGCTGCCATTACATGGCAAGATGTGTTTGCTCATGTTCCAAGGCCATTGCTCGTGGTCAACATTGGAGGACCAACAA AAAATTGTCCATATGGTGTCGATCTTGCAAAGCAGTTAGTAACATCTCTGCTCAGTGTTCTTGGTAGTTGTGGGAGTGTAAGAATATCCTTTTCAGAGAGAACTCCACAAAAG GTGTCCAATATTATAGTGAAAGAACTTGGAAATAATCCAAAAGTTTATGTTTGGGATGGGCAAG AACCAAACCCGCATATGGGGCATCTGGCTTGGGCGGATGCATTTGTTGTCACTGCAGATTCAGTTAGCATGATAAGTGAAGCTTGCAGTACTGG GAAGCCTGTGTATATTATGGGAGCTGAGCGTTGCAAATGGAAATTCACAGAATTCCATAAATCATTGAGAGAACGAGGAGTTGTTAGGCCTTTTACAGGGTCCGAGGAC ATATCAGAAAATTGGAGTTATCCACCTCTTGAAGACACAGCGGATGCAGCTAAACGGGTTCATGAAGCGCTTGCTGCCCGAGGATGGAAACTGAAGATATAG
- the LOC108333631 gene encoding capsanthin/capsorubin synthase, chromoplastic → MGTRFMLSSQPFPLKPHQPLHPNIPPFPLTKVHYTASRNLIRGKRVHSTSKYGNFLGLRPEYQPEALDFDLPWCHPSDRARFDVIIIGAGPAGIRLAEQVSLYGVKVCCVDPDPLSVWPNNYGVWVDEFESLGLEDCLDKTWPMACVHVDDSKTKYLDRCYGRVGRRKLKERLIEGCVSNGVRFHKAKAWEVEHQEFESCVLCDDGVELKGSLVVDASGFGSRFVSYDKVRNQGYQIAHGVLAEVEEHPFDLDKMVLMDWRDSHLGNEPSLRVSNSRVPTFLYAMPFSSNLIFLEETSLVSRPVLSYMEVKRRMVARLRHLGIRVKRVLEDEKCLIPMGGPLPRIPQNVMAIGGTSGVVHPSTGYMVARTMAVAPVVAFAIAECLGSTRMIRGKQLYDRVWNKMWPIEKRMEREFYSFGMETLLKLDLNGSRSFFNAFFDLKPYYWQGFLSSKLSLKELLWLSISLFGHASNPSKFDIATKCPVPLAKMMGNIALEYI, encoded by the coding sequence ATGGGAACTCGTTTCATGTTATCTTCCCAACCTTTTCCGCTGAAGCCTCACCAGCCCCTCCACCCAAACATCCCTCCATTCCCTCTTACCAAAGTCCATTACACAGCATCGAGAAATTTGATCAGAGGCAAGAGGGTCCACAGCACAAGCAAGTATGGAAACTTCCTTGGTTTGAGGCCTGAGTACCAACCTGAAGCCTTAGATTTTGATCTTCCATGGTGCCACCCTTCTGATCGCGCTCGTTTTGATGTGATAATCATCGGTGCTGGCCCTGCAGGTATAAGGCTGGCGGAGCAAGTGTCCCTCTACGGAGTTAAGGTTTGTTGTGTTGATCCTGACCCTCTTTCTGTGTGGCCTAATAACTATGGTGTGTGGGTTGATGAGTTTGAGAGTCTTGGTCTGGAGGATTGCTTGGACAAAACATGGCCTATGGCTTGCGTTCATGTTGATGATTCCAAGACCAAGTATTTGGATCGTTGTTATGGGAGGGTTGGTAGGAGGAAGCTGAAAGAGAGATTGATCGAAGGGTGTGTCTCAaatggggttagatttcacaaGGCAAAGGCATGGGAGGTTGAGCACCAAGAGTTTGAGTCTTGTGTTTTGTGTGATGATGGAGTAGAATTGAAGGGGAGTTTAGTTGTTGATGCCAGTGGATTTGGTAGTCGTTTTGTATCATATGACAAGGTGAGAAACCAAGGTTATCAGATTGCTCATGGTGTTTTGGCTGAAGTGGAAGAACACCCTTTTGATTTGGATAAGATGGTTTTGATGGATTGGAGGGATTCTCATTTAGGGAATGAGCCTTCTTTGAGAGTGAGTAATTCCAGGGTTCCTACTTTCCTCTATGCAATGCCATTCAGTTCCAATTTGATATTTCTTGAAGAGACTTCACTGGTTAGCCGTCCAGTGTTGTCTTACATGGAAGTGAAGAGGAGGATGGTTGCAAGGTTAAGGCACTTAGGCATTAGAGTGAAGAGGGTGTTGGAGGATGAAAAGTGTTTGATCCCAATGGGAGGACCTCTCCCAAGGATCCCTCAAAATGTGATGGCTATTGGTGGAACTTCTGGGGTAGTCCACCCTTCCACAGGGTATATGGTGGCTAGAACAATGGCTGTGGCACCTGTTGTGGCTTTTGCTATAGCTGAGTGTCTTGGGTCGACCAGAATGATCAGGGGGAAACAGCTTTATGATAGAGTTTGGAATAAGATGTGGCCAATTGAGAAGAGAATGGAGAGGGAATTTTACTCTTTTGGAATGGAGACTTTGTTGAAGCTTGACTTGAATGGAAGCAGGAGTTTCTTCAATGCCTTTTTTGACTTGAAACCTTACTACTGGCAAGGGTTCCTCTCTTCTAAGTTGAGTTTAAAGGAGCTTCTTTGGCTAAGCATATCACTCTTTGGACATGCCTCAAACCCTTCTAAGTTTGATATTGCCACAAAGTGTCCTGTGCCATTGGCTAAGATGATGGGAAATATTGCTTTGGAATACATATAG
- the LOC108333702 gene encoding casparian strip membrane protein 3: MDSKKEDAASAPTSPESRRTRSNGKGKTIAEAAPPAVTVVSTKATPSPRGRWRKGAAILDFILRLGAISSAIGAAAVMGNNEQILPFFTQFFQFHVQWDDFPMFQFFVFANGAAAVFLILSLPFSIVCMVRPFVVGPRLLLVIIDIFTMALVMAAASAAAAVVYLAHNGSQDANWIAICQQYTDFCKVTSEAVVASFVAAVFLIFLIVLSSVALKRR; the protein is encoded by the exons ATGGACTCAAAGAAAGAGGATGCAGCTTCTGCACCTACGAGCCCAGAATCTAGGAGGACCAGGAGCAATGGCAAAGGGAAAACCATTGCTGAGGCTGCTCCCCCTGCTGTAACTGTAGTTTCCACAAAAGCTACCCCATCCCCAAGGGGGAGATGGAGAAAGGGTGCCGCAATCCTGGATTTCATCCTTAGGCTCGGAGCCATTAGTTCTGCTATAGGTGCTGCTGCCGTCATGGGGAACAATGAACAGATACTTCCATTCTTCACCCAGTTCTTTCAGTTTCATGTTCAATGGGATGATTTTCCAATGTTTCA GTTTTTTGTATTTGCAAATGGAGCAGCAGCTGTATTCCTCATCCTCTCATTGCCATTTTCAATTGTCTGCATGGTTCGGCCTTTTGTAGTAGGGCCAAGGCTTCTACTGGTGATCATAGACATA TTTACAATGGCTTTGGTCATGGCAGCTGCTTCGGCTGCTGCAGCTGTTGTGTACTTAGCGCACAATGGGAGCCAAGATGCCAATTGGATCGCCATTTGTCAGCAGTACACTGACTTCTGTAAGGTCACTAGTGAAGCTGTGGTGGCTTCTTTCGTTGCTGcggttttcttaattttcttgaTCGTGCTCTCCTCTGTGGCTCTCAAAAGGCGTTGA